The proteins below are encoded in one region of Aquisphaera giovannonii:
- a CDS encoding serine hydrolase domain-containing protein, which translates to MRAASLLAFVILLPSFAGASDLPRSRPEDQGVSTAALLGFVEAANRIETMNSVMVFRHGQIVAEGWWAPYSAETPHSLYSLSKSFTSTAVGLAISEGKLSLDDPILKFFPEDAPTNPGPNLKAMRISDLLRMSTGHQTEPQRTKDEPWTKSFLAHPVPFKPGTHFLYNTSATYMLSAIVQKVTGQRVLDYLTPRLFEPLGIEHPTWEQSPQGVDAGGYGLSIRTEDIAKFGQLLLQKGKWHGKQLVPAEWIEAATARQTSNGSSPTSDWDQGYGYQFWRCRHGAFRGDGAFGQYCVVLPEQDAVVAITSGVKDMQAVLNVVWEKLLPAFRTDAQPRDDDAYGKLASALKGLHVEYPQGTGKPANVAGRMFAFDANPMKLESLSIQADERGDTLVIRAAGKEGRIRAGHGDWTTGPAAIGPMSALSGGKSDWLVGAASAWTADETLTVKACFIETPFIATFRLKFSGDEVRLNASNNVGFGATRAPELVGKAEHKP; encoded by the coding sequence ATGAGAGCCGCATCCCTCCTCGCCTTCGTCATCCTGCTACCCTCGTTCGCCGGGGCCTCGGACCTTCCTCGGAGCCGGCCCGAGGACCAAGGCGTCTCGACCGCGGCCTTGCTCGGTTTCGTCGAGGCGGCGAATCGGATCGAGACGATGAATAGCGTGATGGTCTTCCGCCACGGTCAGATCGTCGCGGAGGGGTGGTGGGCGCCCTATTCGGCGGAGACCCCGCACTCGCTCTACTCGCTCAGCAAGAGCTTCACCTCGACGGCCGTCGGCCTTGCTATCTCGGAGGGGAAGCTCAGCCTGGACGACCCAATCCTCAAGTTCTTCCCCGAGGACGCTCCGACCAACCCGGGGCCGAACTTGAAAGCGATGCGGATCAGCGACCTGCTGCGGATGTCCACCGGCCACCAGACCGAGCCGCAGCGGACGAAGGATGAGCCCTGGACGAAGTCGTTCCTGGCACATCCCGTCCCCTTCAAGCCCGGGACGCACTTCCTGTACAACACGTCGGCCACGTACATGCTGTCGGCCATCGTTCAGAAGGTGACGGGGCAGAGAGTCCTCGACTACCTCACGCCCCGGCTGTTCGAGCCGCTCGGCATCGAGCATCCGACCTGGGAGCAGAGCCCGCAGGGCGTCGACGCCGGCGGATACGGCCTGAGCATCCGGACCGAGGACATCGCGAAGTTCGGCCAGCTCCTGCTCCAGAAGGGCAAGTGGCACGGCAAGCAGCTCGTCCCCGCGGAGTGGATCGAGGCGGCGACGGCCCGGCAGACGTCGAACGGGAGCAGCCCGACGAGCGACTGGGACCAGGGCTACGGCTACCAGTTCTGGCGATGCCGCCACGGCGCCTTCCGCGGCGACGGCGCATTCGGCCAGTATTGCGTCGTCCTCCCGGAGCAGGACGCCGTCGTGGCCATCACGAGCGGCGTGAAGGACATGCAGGCCGTCCTGAACGTCGTCTGGGAGAAGCTCCTCCCGGCCTTCCGGACCGACGCCCAACCGCGTGACGATGACGCGTATGGCAAGCTCGCCAGCGCCCTCAAGGGCCTCCACGTCGAATATCCTCAGGGCACCGGCAAGCCCGCCAACGTCGCGGGCAGGATGTTCGCCTTCGACGCCAATCCGATGAAGTTGGAATCCCTGAGCATCCAGGCGGACGAACGCGGCGACACTCTGGTCATCCGCGCCGCGGGTAAGGAGGGGCGGATCCGCGCGGGGCATGGAGACTGGACCACGGGGCCGGCCGCCATCGGCCCGATGTCGGCCCTCTCGGGAGGCAAGTCCGACTGGCTCGTCGGGGCCGCCTCCGCCTGGACGGCCGACGAGACCCTCACGGTCAAGGCCTGCTTCATCGAGACCCCGTTCATCGCCACCTTCCGGCTGAAATTTTCCGGGGATGAGGTCCGTCTCAACGCCTCGAACAACGTCGGATTCGGAGCGACCAGGGCCCCCGAGCTCGTGGGCAAGGCCGAGCACAAGCCCTGA
- the ycaC gene encoding isochorismate family cysteine hydrolase YcaC: MSDAVPYRRLEKNDAAVLLVDHQTGLCNLVRDFSDDDFKNCVLALADSAKYFKLPTILTTSFENGPNGPLVPEIKELFPDAPYIARPGNINAWDNEDFVKAVKATGKKQLIIAGVVTEVCVAFPALSARAEGYEVFVVTDASGTFNKTTRDAAWLRMQAAGVQLMTWFGMACELHRDWRNDIEGLGQLFSNHLPAYRNLMNSYGARR; this comes from the coding sequence ATGAGTGACGCCGTCCCCTATCGCCGCCTGGAGAAGAACGACGCCGCGGTGCTGCTGGTGGACCATCAGACGGGCCTCTGCAACCTGGTGCGGGACTTCTCGGACGACGACTTCAAGAACTGCGTGCTCGCCCTGGCCGACTCGGCGAAGTACTTCAAGCTGCCGACCATCCTCACGACCAGCTTCGAGAATGGCCCCAACGGCCCGCTCGTGCCGGAAATCAAGGAACTGTTCCCCGACGCGCCCTACATCGCGCGCCCCGGGAACATCAACGCCTGGGATAACGAGGACTTCGTCAAGGCCGTGAAGGCGACCGGCAAGAAGCAGCTCATCATCGCGGGCGTCGTGACCGAGGTCTGCGTCGCCTTCCCTGCGCTCTCGGCCCGGGCCGAGGGCTACGAGGTCTTCGTCGTGACGGACGCCTCGGGGACGTTCAACAAGACCACCCGGGACGCCGCCTGGCTCCGCATGCAGGCCGCGGGCGTCCAGCTCATGACCTGGTTCGGCATGGCCTGCGAGCTCCATCGCGACTGGCGGAATGACATCGAGGGACTCGGCCAGCTCTTCTCGAATCACCTGCCGGCATACCGGAATCTCATGAACAGCTACGGTGCCCGACGCTGA
- a CDS encoding histidine phosphatase family protein: protein MSRIYLLRHGETEWSASGRHTSDSDIPLTPRGEDEARALGALARNWRCAIVLTSPLQRARRTCELAGFGDLAEVDPDLVEYRYGAYEGRTTAEIREQHPGWNVFRDGCPGGESVREVTERADRVVARLRGATCDVLIFSHAHFLRCLAVRWLGLDLSAGAMLLLSTASVSILGYDHGPEEPAILRWNDVSLRDAAMG, encoded by the coding sequence ATGTCGCGGATCTACCTGTTGCGTCACGGCGAGACGGAGTGGTCGGCTTCGGGGCGGCATACGAGCGACTCAGACATCCCGCTCACTCCCCGGGGGGAGGACGAGGCCCGGGCCCTCGGGGCCCTGGCGCGGAACTGGCGGTGCGCCATCGTGCTGACGAGCCCGCTCCAGAGGGCCCGCCGCACCTGCGAGCTGGCCGGGTTCGGCGACCTGGCGGAGGTCGATCCCGACCTCGTCGAGTACCGCTACGGGGCGTACGAGGGGCGGACCACCGCCGAGATCCGCGAGCAGCATCCCGGCTGGAACGTCTTCCGGGACGGCTGCCCGGGAGGCGAGTCGGTCCGCGAGGTCACGGAGCGTGCCGATCGTGTCGTGGCCCGGCTCCGCGGGGCCACGTGCGACGTCCTGATCTTCTCGCACGCCCACTTCCTCCGCTGCCTGGCCGTGCGGTGGCTGGGCCTGGATCTCTCGGCCGGGGCCATGCTGCTGCTTTCCACGGCTTCCGTCAGCATCCTGGGCTACGACCACGGGCCGGAGGAGCCCGCCATCCTGCGCTGGAATGATGTCTCGCTGCGGGACGCGGCGATGGGATGA